CATTTTCATGCAGTATATGGAGAATACCAGATCACAGTTGATATTCAGACCGGCGTGGTGCGCGGTTTTTTTCCGAAAAGAGCCATGCGGCTTGTTTTAGAATGGTATGAACAGCACCAGGATGAACTCTTAGAGGCTTGGACTGCAATTCAGTCGGGCCAGTATCCCAAGAAAATTAAGCCGTTGGAGTAAGCTATGATCCCTGAAGTCGTGGACGCAAAATATGTTCGAGATTATATCGTTTTTATTCGTTTTGCAGATGGTAAAGCGGGAACCGTTGATCTGAAGGATGTGTTGCAAGGGCCGATGTTTCAGCCCTTAAGAAATAAAGACATTTTTTGCCAATTTCAGATTCATCCTGAATTTAAGACGCTGTTCTGGGACAACGGTGCTGACATTGCCCCTGAATTTTTGTATGAGCAGCTACGTGTGCCAGAAGCGGTTTGACAGCTCACGGAGAAGATCTTTGTCCTGCTGCATGATTTTTTCTGCTTCAGTCACCCCGGGTATTTGACAGCTGAAGTGCTGTAAGCATTTCAACAGGGCTGTAGATTGGCAGCTCAGATCCTTTAAATCCTTTTAAATCTCTTGTAACGATCGCTTTTGCTCCTGCATGGCGGGCGGCTTGATATAATACAGCATCTTCAAAATCTGAAAATTTTGAAATAAGAGCGTCTTCAATCACGGTTCTGTTGACAGCGGCGATTTCGAAAAGCATGGTAAGATCCCTGATTTGATTCTGCGCTTTGGCTGATCCCAGCACCCGGGTGGATAGATAATGGATCGTGGTCACTGTTGTGGCACACAGCAATCCTGATATTTTTTTGCTTTCAACAAGAGACATCAGTTCGCTTGCCGGTTCTGCAAAGGGTTCCCGGTCAAGCATGACATCAAGAACCACATTGGTATCAAAAAGAATTTTCACAGATATTTGTCTTCCAGATATCTTTTATACGTTTTTTCATCAACACCGGATTCCTTCAAGGACCCTCTCAACGATGCCACGATGGGCGTGAGTGGTTGTTTGTTATCCATAGAATGGGTGTCCAGCAGATAAAAATAATCAGCAACCATTTGAGAAACCGATTTGCCAAGTGTGCCGGCATGTCTTTTAGCAGCTCTGATCAGGTTTTCCTCAAGCCGGAGTGTGAGTTTGGTATTCATATATTTTCACCTCATTGTATGCTTGACGTATAATATTATTATTAATATACGTCGCATCAGATCCATTGTCAAATACAATGTCATGAAAAAATCGAATCAAACCAAAACCTGAAGACCGGGAGGGTATCAGATCCGAATGACTTTTCCGGAATTCGCAAACCAGGCTGGTGTTTTTTCCCCGGGAACGGTAGTATATCAGCGCTGTTTGTTGTCAGCGCCTTTGAAATCGGGCTGACGGCATTGCTGGTGGGGGCGGGCACCTATCTGCTGAGCCGGTCCGTTCTGGTGGCCGGATTTCTGGCCGTGATGTCCGTGACCACGGCACCGGCCGCCACCCAGATGGTCATACGGGAGTGTCAGTCCGAGGGTCCGTTGACAGACACCATCCTGCCCTTGATCGGCATCAACAACCTGCTGGCCATTGTCGTTTTTATCCTGTTGGGCAACCTGCTGCCCGATGCGGCAGGATCTGTTTCAAAAACAGTGTATCAGTTGGCCGTTCCCGTGGGGCTGGGCATCGGTATCGGTGTTTTGACCGCCGTGATGGACCAGCGGCTGACCCGCCAGGTGGACCGGCAGATTCTGGTTCTGGCCGCCGTGTTCATCAGTGTGGGCCTGGCTGGGTTTCTGGAGGTGTCTGCCATGCTGGCCACGCTTTTCGCCGGTGTAGCCACCGTGAATGCGTCTCCGTTCAGGGACCGGACCATCAAAGACCTGTCAGTGGTTGACTATCCGCTGTATGTGTTTTTTTTCATTATGGCGGGGGCGGAACTTCACCTGGAATCCCTGGTGCACATGGGATGGATCGGTGCGGCGTATGTGGTGCTGCGGAGTGGGGGCAAGTATTTCGGCTGCACCCTGGGGGCGTTTGCCGCCGGTGCCTCCCATGTGCAGAAGAGATGGCTGGGGCCTGCTATGCTGGCCCAGGCAGGCCTGGCCATCGGGCTTGCCGGCACCCTGGCCCGGTCCTGGCCCGGCCCAGGGCAAAGCATCCAGACGGTGGTGCTGGCGGCAGTGGTGGTGTTCGAGGTGGCCGGACCTTTTCTGACACGGTGGTCCCTGGTGAATGCCGGTGAGGTGACCGTGCTCAATCTCATGGCCTTGCGGAGTCCTGTGGGGTTCACCGAAGGCCTGGGCCTGGCTGTGCACCAGGTGAAAGATGCCTTTGGGATCGCCCTTTCCGGGGCCGCCGGCCAGCGGGCCGGTATCTGCGTCTCCCATATCATGCGGCGAAATGTGGAACCGATCCCCAATGACACCCCGTTTGACGAGGTCCTGAAAGCACTGGGGCATTCCCGTTATGATCAGCTGCCCGTGGTCAACAGGCAGAATGAACTGGTGGGGGTGATCAAGTATACCGATATCGCGGACACCCTTTTTGAACCCGGTCTCCGGCATATCGTGGTGGCCGGGGACATTGCCACGCGCGTCCCCCTGAAGCTGACCCCGGACGACTCCATTGAAACCGCCATGGCGGCCCTTAAGAAACATTCCGGCAACACCTGGCTGGTGGTGGTGGACAAAAATGATCCCAAAAAACTGTTGGGCATGGTGCGGCACAATGAGGTATTGTCCACGCACCTGTACCAGGACGCGGAATCAAACAGACGGTGAATACCATTTTCCCGTTCAGGTCCTTTAGGATATGATCATGGATGTGACGCATATGACTATTTTACCCCCTATTCCAAAATAGCCTTGACTGTTTTGGAATAGGGGGTAAAACAGACGGTGAGATACCCGGTGTTCATTCGACAGTTCCGGCAGTGCTTCCACCAGGCGTAAAGATGGGGAAAGCAGGTCGTGCTGGAAAGATAATTCATATAATTTTTTGGAGGCAGACAACATATGGTGTTTCAACAGGATAAAGAGACCGGAGAATATATTGCCCTCATTTTGGAGGATGGAATCCAGAAAACCTATGGGTGTATTTTTGAAGTATGCAAAAATCCGATTTGCAGTTGCAGAACAGTGGACGTTATTCTGGCACCGGTTCAGGACAACACCCGGCAGAATTCGCCTTTGTCTTCCCGCAGAATTGAAATCGATCTGATTGAAAAAAAATACACGTTTCCGTCAGACAGGTCCGCAAACCCGGAGGATTCAGCATTTGCTGATTTGTTTTTGTCGCAGTTGGGTGACGAGGATTTTACATTTCTGGAAAAAAAATTTTTGGTGTACAAAAATAAAATCAGTGAATCAGCAGATTTGGAAGGCTTTGAAGGTTTTTTTGATTACGAAGCCGTGGAGCGGGACGGATTGATGTATGCGTACAACGATGTGCTGCCCTATGGAAACCAGATGCGTGTTACCATTAATGACCGGGAATATTTGATTTTTGACCAGTTCTGCCTGCTGCCGGGCTGCTCATGTACACATACTGTTATGGATATTCTGCCGGAAACAGAAGCAGAAACTGCGACGGAAGCATCTTTCGCCTTGAAGCTGATATATACCAAAAAGCGCTGGGAGACGGATGAAGACCTGCCTGGCTCAATAACCCTGGCGGCTGTCCGCTCAGCCATTGAAGAAAGACATCCTGATTTTTACAGGACCCTTCGCATCAGGCATGAAAAACTGAAATACATCTACCAGAAGTGCCGGGAAAAGGAATTTTTACCCGCACAGCCGGCACAATCATCAAAAGTCGGCAGAAATGACCCATGCCCCTGCGGCAGCGGGAAAAAATATAAAAAATGCTGTTTTGGAAAAGCCAGCGCCGGGAAAACATCCGGTGTCCTGTCCAGGGAAAAAATAGATTCGGTTTTGTGGCAAAAAGAGATCCGAAATGAATGGGATCATCGTTGAGTAAACAATCTGTCTGCGTTCATGGAGGATATTGGCCGGTACATGGCAATTTTGCTGAGCCCTTTATCGGGCTTGTTCCCGGATTTCATCCAACACCTTCGGCAGTGCTTCCACCAGGTATAACGGCAGGGAAAGCAGGGAAAAGCCGGCCGTTTCAATGCCGTTTTCCGTGCTGATCCCGTGGGCGGTTTTCTGGAGGCCCGGGGGATTCAGGTCAAACCTGACAGCCAGGGAGATGTTTTTTTTCGTAGCAAACTGTTGCAGCGATTTCAATGATCCGCTTTTTCCCGATTTGACTTCAATGGGGATGATCAACGGGCCGTGGGAAATGACATAGTCGATTTCTGCATTGGCTGTTCTGGCCTGTCTGACCCAGTAATGCAGGGATGGTGAATTTTTCTGAGCTGTCAAAAGGTGCTGGCCGATGAACTGTTCGGCAATGGCGCCTTCATTGACAAGATCACGGTCAGGAAAAGATTGCAGATAGGTCCAGTCATTGCCGCAGATATGATTCATCAGCCCGATATCCATGAACAGCAATTTGTAAACCGTGTCTTTGATGTCTGAGTTCAATGGAAGACCGGAACAATGGCTGTGATGCACCCTGTGGCAGATTTTTGCTTTTGACAAAAGATCCAGGATCTCCTTTATTTTTCCGGAGGGGTGCTCCCGGGAGATGTTGCTGTATTTTACCTTATTTCCGACAATTCTCGGGATGGTTCTGAAGACTCTCTGCATGAGTACCAGCTGGCGGGATTGGGCATATTTGGAAAAATCATCTTCATACGTTTCCGAGATGGACCGGTGAACATCTCCCACATCTTTGAGGGAGCCGCTTTCACACCAGGCCTGCACGGCTTCCGGCATGCCGCCTGTAAACACATATTTGCGCTGGGCTTTTTTGAGTTTTTCATGGGCTGCCGCCGGTAAGGAGGATGTCATGGAAAATTCCTCTACATATCGGGTTAAGGCCGGCTCAGCAGCCCGGAGGAACTCAGTGAACGTCATGGGGCCCAGATGCATGTATTCGATACGTCCGACCGGCATTGAAAATGAATGGTCCGCAAGGGTGAATTCCAGGAGTGATCCTGCGGCAATGACGGGCAATTCTTTTTTTTCTTCATACAGATAGCGCAGAAGCTGGAGCGCGTGCGGTGTCGATTGAATTTCGTCAAGGAAAAGGATAGCGCCGGGGGTCGAAACCGGTATGCCGCTCAATGCTTCGATTTCTCTTAAAGCAGAATCTGTGTCAAGGGTTTTGAAAATATCATCCAGAAACAGGTGCCGTTCCAGATTGATTTCGATCAGGGTTTTTTTCAGTTTTTTGGCAAATTGTCTTACCAGTGTGGATTTTCCGACCTGGCGGGCACCTCTGATGACCAGCGGTTTCCGGTTTGATTTGTTGATCCAGGTTTCAAGATGGGCTTCTGCCGAACGATATATCATAATAAAACACCCCCATATTTTTATGTAAAAAATAATAAAATACGGGGGTGTTGTCAATAGCATGATTTTCTGGGTGTCATGCCGCCTCCTTTGATAATAACCATAGAAAGAACATGATTGCCGGATGCAATCAATCTGTTATACTGCGTTTTGATTTTGAAATGCGAAAGGTGAGAGACATGCTGATCAATTCATTTATTCATATACCGGGGGTCGGGGCGGTCACGGAAAAGCGGTTGTGGACGGCGGGGCTGCTGGACTGGCACCAGGTGGGTTCGGCGGATGCCTGTGATATTCCCGCCAGAAGTCTGATGCGCATTGCCGCGTGCATGGCGGAATCCTGTGAGCACTTGGACAAAAACAACCCGGCCTATTTTGCAGATCATCTGCCGGCCGGGGAACACTGGCGGTTTTTTCCGCAGTTCAGGAAAACCACGGCATTCATGGATATCGAAACCACGGGCATGGATATGTTCGGAAGCGAGATCACCACCATTGCCCTGTATGACGGGGAATCCATCAACTATTATGTCCAGGGACAAAATCTGGATGCGTTCATGGAGGATATCGGCCGGTACAACGTAATCGTCACCTACAACGGCAAAACCTTTGATGTGCCGTTTATCGAGAAGTATTTCGGTATTGAAATGGCCCATGCGCATATCGATCTGCGGTATGTGCTGAAAAGCCTGGGATACGGCGGCGGGTTGAAGATGTGTGAAAAAGCCCTGGGCCTGGACCGGGGGGATCTGGACGGGGTGGACGGGTTTTTTGCGGTCCTGTTGTGGCGGGAGTTTCAGCAGACCGGCAATATCAAGGCCCTGGAAACCCTGTTGGCATACAATATCGAGGATGTGGTGAACCTGGAGACCCTGATGGTTCTGGCCTACAACATGAAACTGAAAGATACGCCTTTCAGCCGGACCCATGCCCTGCCCATGCCCGGAATCCCGGACATTCCGTTTAAACCGGACCGGTCAACCATCGAGAGAATCCGGCAGAAGTTTCAGGTGAATTTTTTTCAGGATATGGATCGATGATGCCGTTAAGCGCGTGGTTTACCTTTTTTGTGATGATGACGGCCATTGCCTATACGCCGGGGCCCATGACCATGTTTTCCATGTCCTCCAGCGTAAAGCACGGGTTTTACCGGACCCTGCCGGGTATTTTCGGCGGGTCGGCCGCCTATATGGTCCAGATGGTGGTGGTGTACCTGGGGCTCGGGGTGATTGTTCAGAACTCCACGGTGGTATTCAACACCATCAAGTGGGTGGGTGTCTTCTACCTGGTCCTGCTGGGGATCAAAAACTGGCGGCAGTCCATCCGGGATATGGAAATGACCCACACGGGCCTGCCTGTCTCCCCGGTCAAGCAGTTTTCCTTAGGATTTGCCACGGGCATGTCCAACCCCAAGTCCGTGCTGGTGTTCACGGTGCTGTTTCCCCAGTTTATCCACCCGGATCATTACACGGCCCATTTTCTGGTTCTGGCGGCCAGTTTTTTTGTCATCCAGGGTAGCAGCGCCATGGCCTATGCCCTGTTCGGTGCAAGGGTGTTTAAATGGCTGCGCCGGCGGAACCTGGCCCGGGTCCAGAACCGGGTCACGGCCGTGATTCTGTTTTGTGCCGGCGGGATACTGGCGGTCAGTAAAAAATAGCCGGAACCGGCCTCATCGGGCTGCTATAATGGCCTGGTCCAGGTCCGCCAGGATGTCGTCAATGTCCTCGATGCCGATGGACAGCCGCACCATGTCCGGGGTGACCCCGGCTTCGATGAGTTCCGCATCCGTGAGCTGGGAATGGGTGGTGGAACCCGGATGGATGGCCAGGCTTTTGGCATCTCCCACATTGGCCAGGTGGGAGAACAGGTGCAAGCTGTTGATGAATGTTTCCCCGCCTTTTCGGCCGGATTTGAGCCCGAACACCACCATGCCGCCAAACCCGTTTTCAAACTGGGATGTGGCCGTGTCATGGGAAGGATCGCTGGGCAGTCCCGGGTATCTTACCCAGGCCACGGCCGGGTGATCCGAAAGGAATTTTGCCACGGCCTGAGCGTTTTCACAATGCTGTTTCATGCGCAGTCCCAACGTTTCGATGCCCTGCAAAAATATCCAGGCATTGTCCGGGCTGATGCAGGCCCCTAAATTCCGCAGCGGTCCCACCCGCATCCGCAGGATGAACGCCAGCGGGTTTAAATCCCCCAGATCATGGGCAAACCGCAGATCGTGGTAGGAGGGGTCCGGATCATTGTACAGCCGGAATCTGGCATCGGTCCAGTCAAAGGTGCCGCTGTCCACGGCAATGCCGCCCAGGGCCGTGCCGTGGCCCCCCATCCATTTGGTGAGGGAATGGATCACGATGTGGGCCCCGTGTTCAATGGGCCGGATCAGATACGGCGTTGTGAATGTGGAATCCACGGCCAGGGGAAGATGGTGTTTGTCGGCGATGTCCGCCATTTTCCGGATGTTCACCACGTCCAGGGACGGGTTGCCGATGGTTTCGCAGAACAACAATCTCGTGGCCGGGGTGATGGCCTGTTCGATGTCGTCTTTTTTGTCCGGATGGACATAGTGCACTTTGATACCCATTTCCGGCAGCATGTGGGAGAACATGGTGATGGTGCCGCCGTACAGGTTGGCCGTGGACACCACCTCATCCCCGTGGCCGCAGATATTGATGATGGTGTAGAAAATCGCGGCCGTGCCCGAGGCCACTGCCAGGGCCGCGGCCCCGTTTTCCAGGGCCGCCACCCGTTTTTCCAGCACATCCTGGGTGGGGTTCTGGAGACGGGAATAGATGTTGCCCAGTTTTTTTAAGGCAAACAGGTCAGCAGCGTGGGCCGTGTCCTTGAACAGGTAAGCCGTGGTGCGGTGGACCGGCACCCCCCGGGACAGGGTGTCATCCGTGTGAATGCCGGCATGAAGGGCCAGGGTGTTGAATTTGTGGGTCATGGGGCAGTCCTTTCGTCATGAATTTTTGGGCTAAATGTTTATCAAAGGGCATTATGGCATTTTTTGCTGTGCAGATCACCTGTTTCTCTTATTTAATTGCGCCAGTCGGTAATTGATGTCCCCGGCAAGTTTCTGAATATCTGGATCTGGTACTTCATATTCTTTAAAAATATCCTGCCAGGCGGATACTTCCCGGATCATCGAATCGATGATGTGATCCGGATTTTTGATGTTCAGAGTTGCGCCAAATCTCAGAAATGGAGATCTGTCAGGCGCGAATTCTCCAGCGCCTTCGGGAAATGACAATGAATGGGATCGTTTTCCATGGATATCAGGCAGCAGGTCATAGGCGGGAGACAGGCACAACCCGGTTTCTTTGTGAAGCATGCTGAAATTTTTCAGATGATCATCCGTATTGCCGATGGCGGCGTTGAACACCATTTGCCGGAACAGCGCCGGAATATCGATCGACGGCTGAGTACTGTATTTTTTCACTGCCTTGAAAATATCCGTGTACCAGGCATAATATGAGGCGTTCAACAGTGTTTTCATGCTGATCATATGATATCTGCCGCCGGTGTCTGCTACATCGAATCGTTTTACCAGTAACGTGTTGCGGGAACCCACAGGGATCAGTTTAAATTCAGGTATGTTCAAGCCTGCATTCCGGGCAAGTGCCAGTGTGGCAGCTTCTATGGGTTCGACATGAACGGGATCGTTGTGTCTGGGGAATTTTGCAAGCCACAGGGTATTGTCTTTGTCTCGAACCAGTGATTTCGGGCGGGCGCCACCGGGAGAGCTGCCGCATAATGCCAATACGGCGAATTCCTGATCGTTCAGATATTCGCCGGCATCATATTTCAATGCCAGTTCAAGCAGTTTGTCCAGGGTCACAATATCGGCACTGGGATCCTGTGCCTTGACTGGATGGCCGGTTTCAAAGCATAACGCCCCCATTCCATTGTTTCCAAGCGCTTCCAGAAATCGGGGTTCTGTCTGTTCCCGAAGGGTGAGATTCGCTTTGCGGGCCAGAATTTTCCTGCCCCAGTCATCGGGCAGGGCATCTTCGAACACCCCGTGAACCCCCTGGGGTCGATTGGATAAGAACTCTTTTGGATTCAGCGGCAGGTTGACAGGGTCCAGCGGAAATGCATCCGGATGCTGCAAATATTCAGGGGTATAACGGAATGCTCCCTTGATTCTGCCGTTGGGATCAGGCGTTCCCGTAATGATTTCGCCGCATTTTATTTTCAAACGGGTTGGAAAAATAAGGATGACATCCAGATGAAGCAATTATTTTTTCCTCCTGGCACGTTGCCGGCCGGAAAGTTGTTTGATCTGCTCGTGTTGGGCGAACAACGATTCTTCAGGGGCCAGCAAACGGTTCAGATCATCGAGCCTGTCAAGCATGTTCAGGGCTTTTATCCAGGTGCCGATGGCTACTGTGGGTTTGCCCTGCTCCATGTTTTGCAGGGTGGGAATGGAGACCCCTATCCGCCAGGCAAATTCTTTTTGGGAATCATTACGCGCCAGCCGGGCGGTTTTCAATCGCTGGCCCAGATTTTTTAAGGCGGTTTTTTCTATATCATCAATCATAGTTTGTATTATGCTTTAATTTTATGGTTAATACAAATTATATTTTTTGATATTTTTAAAATTATTTTTTTCTGTCCGTCACGGCCAGGCAGTTGAGCCAGGCAAAGGTTTTCCGGCCCAGCCCGTCGGATGTGGGGGTGGATGTGAGGATCTCAAACCCGGCCCGGCGGCAGAGGCCGGTCCACTCGGCATGGGTCAGGGGGGTGAACCGGCGGCCTTGGGCATCGAATTCATCGGCCGCCACATCGTCTCTGTGCAGGGGCACGGAAAAAAACAGGCGGCCGCCGGGAACAAGGATCCGGTGGACCCTGGAAAAGACCTCCTGAATGTCCGGCCGGGTCAGGTGCATAAGGGTGGCCACGGCATACACCCCGTCAAAAACGCCCAAAGCCGGGGTCAAATCCTCGGGCAGCCGGATGCGGTGCAGGCGGCCGTCAAGGACCGGGTGGCAGGCGGCCGCCGCATCGATCATCTCCTGAACCCCGTCCGATGCCGTGATATCAAATCCGTTTTCCAGCATGAACGCGGCATCCCTGCCCGATCCGCATCCCAGTTCCAGGAGCCGGGCGCCGTGGGGAAAGCTGTCCGCCAGAAGCGCGTGCAGATCCGGCACATCCGCGGATTCATAGCGCTTAACCAGGTCTTTGACGTGGGTGGTATAGTATGTGATCGTGGTGTCAGGCACGTCTATGGGTTTCCTTTGTT
Above is a window of Desulfotignum balticum DSM 7044 DNA encoding:
- a CDS encoding DUF4160 domain-containing protein translates to MIKFGVNLYHRSHDVPELCRFLGIVIGIFPQDHAPPHFHAVYGEYQITVDIQTGVVRGFFPKRAMRLVLEWYEQHQDELLEAWTAIQSGQYPKKIKPLE
- a CDS encoding DUF2442 domain-containing protein — protein: MIPEVVDAKYVRDYIVFIRFADGKAGTVDLKDVLQGPMFQPLRNKDIFCQFQIHPEFKTLFWDNGADIAPEFLYEQLRVPEAV
- a CDS encoding PIN domain-containing protein — its product is MKILFDTNVVLDVMLDREPFAEPASELMSLVESKKISGLLCATTVTTIHYLSTRVLGSAKAQNQIRDLTMLFEIAAVNRTVIEDALISKFSDFEDAVLYQAARHAGAKAIVTRDLKGFKGSELPIYSPVEMLTALQLSNTRGD
- a CDS encoding DUF6364 family protein, yielding MNTKLTLRLEENLIRAAKRHAGTLGKSVSQMVADYFYLLDTHSMDNKQPLTPIVASLRGSLKESGVDEKTYKRYLEDKYL
- a CDS encoding CBS domain-containing protein codes for the protein MFVVSAFEIGLTALLVGAGTYLLSRSVLVAGFLAVMSVTTAPAATQMVIRECQSEGPLTDTILPLIGINNLLAIVVFILLGNLLPDAAGSVSKTVYQLAVPVGLGIGIGVLTAVMDQRLTRQVDRQILVLAAVFISVGLAGFLEVSAMLATLFAGVATVNASPFRDRTIKDLSVVDYPLYVFFFIMAGAELHLESLVHMGWIGAAYVVLRSGGKYFGCTLGAFAAGASHVQKRWLGPAMLAQAGLAIGLAGTLARSWPGPGQSIQTVVLAAVVVFEVAGPFLTRWSLVNAGEVTVLNLMALRSPVGFTEGLGLAVHQVKDAFGIALSGAAGQRAGICVSHIMRRNVEPIPNDTPFDEVLKALGHSRYDQLPVVNRQNELVGVIKYTDIADTLFEPGLRHIVVAGDIATRVPLKLTPDDSIETAMAALKKHSGNTWLVVVDKNDPKKLLGMVRHNEVLSTHLYQDAESNRR
- a CDS encoding YecA family protein, whose product is MVFQQDKETGEYIALILEDGIQKTYGCIFEVCKNPICSCRTVDVILAPVQDNTRQNSPLSSRRIEIDLIEKKYTFPSDRSANPEDSAFADLFLSQLGDEDFTFLEKKFLVYKNKISESADLEGFEGFFDYEAVERDGLMYAYNDVLPYGNQMRVTINDREYLIFDQFCLLPGCSCTHTVMDILPETEAETATEASFALKLIYTKKRWETDEDLPGSITLAAVRSAIEERHPDFYRTLRIRHEKLKYIYQKCREKEFLPAQPAQSSKVGRNDPCPCGSGKKYKKCCFGKASAGKTSGVLSREKIDSVLWQKEIRNEWDHR
- a CDS encoding ATP-binding protein, coding for MIYRSAEAHLETWINKSNRKPLVIRGARQVGKSTLVRQFAKKLKKTLIEINLERHLFLDDIFKTLDTDSALREIEALSGIPVSTPGAILFLDEIQSTPHALQLLRYLYEEKKELPVIAAGSLLEFTLADHSFSMPVGRIEYMHLGPMTFTEFLRAAEPALTRYVEEFSMTSSLPAAAHEKLKKAQRKYVFTGGMPEAVQAWCESGSLKDVGDVHRSISETYEDDFSKYAQSRQLVLMQRVFRTIPRIVGNKVKYSNISREHPSGKIKEILDLLSKAKICHRVHHSHCSGLPLNSDIKDTVYKLLFMDIGLMNHICGNDWTYLQSFPDRDLVNEGAIAEQFIGQHLLTAQKNSPSLHYWVRQARTANAEIDYVISHGPLIIPIEVKSGKSGSLKSLQQFATKKNISLAVRFDLNPPGLQKTAHGISTENGIETAGFSLLSLPLYLVEALPKVLDEIREQAR
- a CDS encoding ribonuclease H-like domain-containing protein, coding for MLINSFIHIPGVGAVTEKRLWTAGLLDWHQVGSADACDIPARSLMRIAACMAESCEHLDKNNPAYFADHLPAGEHWRFFPQFRKTTAFMDIETTGMDMFGSEITTIALYDGESINYYVQGQNLDAFMEDIGRYNVIVTYNGKTFDVPFIEKYFGIEMAHAHIDLRYVLKSLGYGGGLKMCEKALGLDRGDLDGVDGFFAVLLWREFQQTGNIKALETLLAYNIEDVVNLETLMVLAYNMKLKDTPFSRTHALPMPGIPDIPFKPDRSTIERIRQKFQVNFFQDMDR
- a CDS encoding LysE family translocator, with the translated sequence MMPLSAWFTFFVMMTAIAYTPGPMTMFSMSSSVKHGFYRTLPGIFGGSAAYMVQMVVVYLGLGVIVQNSTVVFNTIKWVGVFYLVLLGIKNWRQSIRDMEMTHTGLPVSPVKQFSLGFATGMSNPKSVLVFTVLFPQFIHPDHYTAHFLVLAASFFVIQGSSAMAYALFGARVFKWLRRRNLARVQNRVTAVILFCAGGILAVSKK
- a CDS encoding O-acetylhomoserine aminocarboxypropyltransferase/cysteine synthase family protein translates to MTHKFNTLALHAGIHTDDTLSRGVPVHRTTAYLFKDTAHAADLFALKKLGNIYSRLQNPTQDVLEKRVAALENGAAALAVASGTAAIFYTIINICGHGDEVVSTANLYGGTITMFSHMLPEMGIKVHYVHPDKKDDIEQAITPATRLLFCETIGNPSLDVVNIRKMADIADKHHLPLAVDSTFTTPYLIRPIEHGAHIVIHSLTKWMGGHGTALGGIAVDSGTFDWTDARFRLYNDPDPSYHDLRFAHDLGDLNPLAFILRMRVGPLRNLGACISPDNAWIFLQGIETLGLRMKQHCENAQAVAKFLSDHPAVAWVRYPGLPSDPSHDTATSQFENGFGGMVVFGLKSGRKGGETFINSLHLFSHLANVGDAKSLAIHPGSTTHSQLTDAELIEAGVTPDMVRLSIGIEDIDDILADLDQAIIAAR
- a CDS encoding type II toxin-antitoxin system HipA family toxin, which gives rise to MLHLDVILIFPTRLKIKCGEIITGTPDPNGRIKGAFRYTPEYLQHPDAFPLDPVNLPLNPKEFLSNRPQGVHGVFEDALPDDWGRKILARKANLTLREQTEPRFLEALGNNGMGALCFETGHPVKAQDPSADIVTLDKLLELALKYDAGEYLNDQEFAVLALCGSSPGGARPKSLVRDKDNTLWLAKFPRHNDPVHVEPIEAATLALARNAGLNIPEFKLIPVGSRNTLLVKRFDVADTGGRYHMISMKTLLNASYYAWYTDIFKAVKKYSTQPSIDIPALFRQMVFNAAIGNTDDHLKNFSMLHKETGLCLSPAYDLLPDIHGKRSHSLSFPEGAGEFAPDRSPFLRFGATLNIKNPDHIIDSMIREVSAWQDIFKEYEVPDPDIQKLAGDINYRLAQLNKRNR
- a CDS encoding helix-turn-helix transcriptional regulator, with the protein product MIDDIEKTALKNLGQRLKTARLARNDSQKEFAWRIGVSIPTLQNMEQGKPTVAIGTWIKALNMLDRLDDLNRLLAPEESLFAQHEQIKQLSGRQRARRKK
- a CDS encoding class I SAM-dependent methyltransferase; translated protein: MPDTTITYYTTHVKDLVKRYESADVPDLHALLADSFPHGARLLELGCGSGRDAAFMLENGFDITASDGVQEMIDAAAACHPVLDGRLHRIRLPEDLTPALGVFDGVYAVATLMHLTRPDIQEVFSRVHRILVPGGRLFFSVPLHRDDVAADEFDAQGRRFTPLTHAEWTGLCRRAGFEILTSTPTSDGLGRKTFAWLNCLAVTDRKK